One Candidatus Margulisiibacteriota bacterium genomic region harbors:
- a CDS encoding 50S ribosomal protein L11 methyltransferase, with translation MQHLVKILTNNNQLEELEEILNSAGFIFSIELFPGNNDDTLFNVYSDDSLTQNRVFDVVSSFVVENGKQELVAISKDILQDKDWQEAWKEHFVPITTEKLVVGISKEEIQDIDKIKIVIDPGMAFGNGSHPTTKGCLILIDKYFKAGMKVLDFGTGSGVLAIACDKLGADYLDAMDNDLVAIEACKRNVKSNNSKVNVYASEELEIRKDYEFIIANITVDVIIQYFKYFTAGQTSLKYVLLSGISDYRKTQMDVFLNTEGIVPADIYEDDGWYTYLLVFK, from the coding sequence ATGCAACATTTAGTAAAAATACTAACCAACAATAATCAGCTAGAGGAATTAGAAGAAATCCTAAACTCCGCTGGTTTTATTTTCTCAATAGAATTATTTCCTGGCAACAATGATGACACATTATTTAATGTCTATAGTGATGATTCTTTGACGCAGAACAGGGTGTTTGATGTAGTTAGTTCTTTTGTTGTAGAAAACGGCAAACAAGAGCTTGTGGCTATATCTAAAGATATTTTACAAGACAAAGATTGGCAAGAAGCCTGGAAAGAGCATTTTGTCCCAATTACTACCGAAAAGCTAGTTGTTGGTATTTCCAAAGAGGAAATTCAGGATATAGATAAAATAAAAATTGTTATAGACCCAGGGATGGCTTTTGGAAATGGTTCACATCCAACAACAAAGGGTTGTTTAATTTTAATAGATAAATATTTTAAAGCTGGCATGAAGGTTTTGGACTTTGGTACTGGTTCTGGTGTATTAGCTATTGCTTGTGATAAATTAGGTGCCGATTATCTTGATGCCATGGATAATGATCTTGTTGCAATAGAAGCATGTAAGCGAAATGTTAAAAGTAATAATTCCAAAGTTAATGTTTATGCATCAGAAGAGTTAGAGATAAGAAAAGATTATGAATTTATAATAGCGAATATTACTGTGGATGTGATTATTCAGTATTTTAAATATTTTACAGCAGGGCAGACATCGTTGAAGTATGTTTTACTCTCTGGCATAAGTGATTATAGGAAAACGCAAATGGATGTGTTTTTAAATACCGAGGGAATTGTCCCTGCAGATATTTATGAAGATGATGGTTGGTATACGTATTTGTTGGTTTTTAAGTAG
- a CDS encoding flavodoxin family protein has translation MKVVGINGSARKDGNTAILINTVFEELQKEGIETKLIQLAGTGLHGCLGCRKCAEMKNKTCIIKDELNGYIKELIDADGIILGSPVYFADITSEMKAFIDRVGYVARANDEFLKRKVGAALTAVRRGGMVHAFDSMNHFFQISQMYIASGNYWNFGIGGPVGAVLEDAEGMTNMKVLGQNMAHLLKKLQ, from the coding sequence ATGAAAGTAGTAGGAATAAATGGTAGTGCAAGAAAAGATGGTAATACAGCAATATTAATTAATACTGTTTTTGAGGAACTTCAAAAAGAGGGGATTGAAACAAAATTAATTCAACTTGCCGGTACTGGTCTACATGGCTGTTTAGGCTGTCGTAAGTGTGCTGAGATGAAGAATAAAACTTGTATTATAAAAGATGAACTTAATGGTTATATTAAAGAATTAATAGATGCAGATGGTATTATCCTTGGTTCTCCTGTTTATTTTGCTGATATTACATCAGAAATGAAGGCTTTTATCGATAGAGTAGGTTATGTAGCGCGTGCAAATGATGAGTTTTTAAAAAGAAAAGTTGGTGCTGCACTTACAGCAGTTAGAAGAGGTGGAATGGTGCATGCGTTTGATTCCATGAATCATTTTTTTCAGATTAGCCAAATGTATATAGCTAGTGGTAACTATTGGAATTTTGGAATAGGTGGACCTGTTGGCGCGGTATTAGAAGATGCAGAAGGCATGACTAATATGAAGGTGCTTGGCCAAAATATGGCGCATCTTCTTAAAAAACTACAATAA